From the Thermovirga lienii DSM 17291 genome, one window contains:
- a CDS encoding transposase mutator type (PFAM: Transposase, Mutator family~COGs: COG3328 Transposase and inactivated derivatives~InterPro IPR001207~KEGG: gwc:GWCH70_1766 transposase mutator type~PFAM: transposase mutator type~SPTR: Transposase mutator type) — MAHYQVTVDCDLLQGLFIRDDGLARLVENIVNQILDAQATEQLRAKPYERTEERQGYRNGYRDKLLKSRVGELTLMVPRLRSGHFSTELFERYQRSEQALLLAMVEMVVNGVSTRKVRAVVDELCGTEFSKSTVSSLCKRLDDIVKEWNERDLSSQEYPFLLVDAIVIRVRKGGRVRLSSVLLATGINREGYREILGLMLGDSESEAAWSEFFGRLKERGLKGVDLVVSDDHKGLINAIETHFQGATWQRCQTHFIRNILDACPKSLQGDLHGRLRLIFDAPDMETARRLLNETIEAFGARAPKAVERLEAGFEDAMAVMALPGRYRKRLRTTNGVERLNQEIRRRERVIRIFPNEESAVRLIGAVLVEIDEVWTTGKRYFDMAEYWEWKANTEKQQKEVNNADTQVNVA; from the coding sequence ATGGCTCACTACCAGGTTACCGTAGACTGTGATCTCTTGCAAGGATTATTTATTCGGGATGATGGATTGGCTCGGTTGGTGGAGAACATCGTGAATCAGATACTCGATGCTCAGGCTACCGAACAACTCAGGGCCAAGCCATACGAACGTACCGAAGAGCGGCAGGGGTACCGCAACGGGTATCGGGATAAGCTGCTCAAGTCTCGCGTAGGAGAACTTACGCTTATGGTTCCCCGTCTCCGGAGCGGGCACTTCTCCACGGAGCTTTTCGAGCGGTACCAGCGGAGCGAGCAGGCGCTCTTGCTGGCCATGGTCGAGATGGTCGTGAACGGCGTATCCACCAGGAAGGTAAGGGCGGTTGTTGATGAACTATGCGGCACGGAGTTCTCCAAATCCACCGTATCCAGCCTGTGCAAAAGACTGGACGACATCGTAAAGGAGTGGAACGAGCGAGATTTGAGCAGCCAGGAATACCCATTTCTCCTGGTAGATGCCATTGTCATCCGGGTGCGTAAAGGCGGCCGGGTACGGCTTTCAAGCGTACTTCTCGCTACAGGGATCAACCGGGAGGGATACCGGGAGATTTTAGGGCTTATGCTCGGGGATAGCGAATCAGAGGCTGCTTGGTCGGAGTTCTTCGGCCGGCTCAAGGAGCGCGGTCTCAAGGGAGTGGACTTGGTTGTTTCGGATGATCACAAGGGCTTGATCAATGCGATAGAAACCCACTTCCAAGGAGCGACATGGCAGCGGTGCCAGACCCACTTTATCCGGAACATCCTGGACGCCTGTCCTAAGAGCCTCCAGGGCGACCTGCACGGGCGACTGCGGTTGATCTTCGACGCGCCGGATATGGAGACGGCCAGGCGGTTGCTGAACGAAACGATAGAGGCCTTTGGCGCCCGGGCGCCAAAGGCGGTAGAGCGACTTGAAGCTGGTTTCGAGGACGCAATGGCGGTGATGGCACTACCAGGGCGCTACCGGAAGCGGCTGCGCACCACCAATGGAGTCGAGCGGCTCAACCAGGAGATCCGCCGGCGGGAGCGGGTGATCCGAATCTTCCCTAACGAGGAGTCGGCTGTGAGACTGATCGGAGCAGTGCTTGTAGAGATCGACGAGGTGTGGACCACAGGAAAGCGCTACTTTGATATGGCAGAGTATTGGGAGTGGAAGGCTAACACAGAAAAACAGCAGAAGGAGGTGAATAATGCCGATACCCAGGTAAATGTAGCTTAA
- a CDS encoding GCN5-related N-acetyltransferase (PFAM: Acetyltransferase (GNAT) family~InterPro IPR000182~KEGG: aco:Amico_0186 GCN5-related N-acetyltransferase~PFAM: GCN5-related N-acetyltransferase~SPTR: GCN5-related N-acetyltransferase), giving the protein MKHNVWEYIEIAKSTEAFTPAEIDVLRDVLEEYQKNPNSGYVLLEEKDGESILGFLIYGPTPMTEASYDLYWIIVGKNHQKCGIGKKLLLEMENDILAEHKKASIRIETSGKNSYANTRLFYESMGYEETGRIKDFYCDGDDLIIYCKKISY; this is encoded by the coding sequence ATGAAGCACAATGTTTGGGAGTACATTGAAATAGCAAAGTCAACTGAGGCTTTTACACCGGCCGAAATAGATGTACTAAGAGATGTACTTGAAGAGTATCAAAAAAATCCAAACAGCGGTTATGTGCTGTTGGAAGAAAAAGACGGAGAGTCCATCCTGGGATTCCTTATCTACGGGCCAACCCCAATGACGGAAGCCAGTTACGATTTATACTGGATAATTGTGGGGAAAAACCATCAAAAATGCGGCATAGGCAAAAAACTTTTGTTAGAAATGGAAAATGACATTTTAGCTGAACATAAAAAGGCTTCTATAAGAATAGAAACTTCCGGTAAGAACTCCTATGCAAACACTCGGCTTTTTTATGAATCAATGGGATACGAAGAGACCGGCAGAATAAAGGATTTTTACTGTGATGGGGATGATTTGATTATCTATTGCAAAAAAATTTCATACTAA
- a CDS encoding hypothetical protein (KEGG: aco:Amico_1789 hypothetical protein~SPTR: Putative uncharacterized protein), producing MTIVKTKILAALFSTGLIAFLALVVMDTHLTDAKIEAFLENQQHNQTLSELGKYQKEERRRLCKGMYHIVTYTAKGTRSEARHGYVEIEGYMVPDIFVCLSYRDGAVVSLTRSNLWGDDGYWPSLEVVLPEKRGAPLTVKEKIKGWRISQDVPSNLPGDWVFVKWKNGSACVSAKKLKNFAETMDLPTITREGTERPLRKLLRD from the coding sequence GTGACAATTGTGAAAACTAAAATTTTGGCCGCTTTGTTCTCCACAGGCTTGATTGCTTTTTTGGCTTTAGTGGTTATGGATACGCATTTAACAGATGCTAAGATTGAGGCCTTTTTAGAAAACCAGCAACACAACCAAACCTTATCAGAATTAGGTAAGTACCAAAAAGAGGAAAGACGGAGATTATGCAAAGGTATGTACCATATTGTGACATATACTGCTAAAGGTACCAGATCCGAAGCTAGGCATGGATATGTTGAAATAGAAGGATATATGGTTCCAGACATCTTTGTGTGCTTGTCCTACAGAGACGGGGCGGTTGTTTCCCTTACCCGGTCCAACTTATGGGGAGATGATGGGTATTGGCCCAGCTTAGAGGTTGTTTTGCCAGAGAAGAGGGGGGCTCCTTTAACAGTAAAAGAAAAAATAAAAGGTTGGCGCATTTCACAGGATGTGCCCTCTAATCTTCCAGGGGATTGGGTATTTGTAAAATGGAAAAATGGCTCAGCTTGCGTCTCCGCTAAGAAATTGAAAAATTTTGCCGAAACAATGGACCTTCCTACGATAACGAGAGAAGGAACGGAAAGACCTTTAAGGAAACTGCTGAGGGACTAG
- a CDS encoding hypothetical protein (PFAM: Protein of unknown function (DUF3311)~KEGG: tai:Taci_1433 hypothetical protein~SPTR: Putative uncharacterized protein) produces the protein MGLTKGEKKALVFLILAILGFMPPVTIWANRVEPYVLGMPFLLFWQSFMVFVTFILMTLAYKTTERNDTKRP, from the coding sequence ATGGGCCTTACTAAAGGCGAGAAAAAAGCTTTGGTGTTTTTGATTCTGGCGATATTAGGTTTCATGCCGCCCGTCACCATATGGGCGAACAGGGTTGAACCTTACGTTCTTGGTATGCCCTTTCTTCTCTTTTGGCAGTCCTTTATGGTGTTTGTGACTTTCATTCTGATGACTCTTGCCTACAAAACAACGGAAAGGAATGATACGAAAAGACCATAA
- a CDS encoding Na+/solute symporter (PFAM: Sodium:solute symporter family~COGs: COG0591 Na+/proline symporter~InterPro IPR001734~KEGG: tai:Taci_1432 Na+/solute symporter~PFAM: Na+/solute symporter~SPTR: Na+/solute symporter;~manually curated) — protein sequence MTLTIIFGWLLVTTIVGIMAGRNRVFSMEEYFVAGRSFGLVLFYTTAAAEIYSSFAFLGLAGWAYSRGISIVYALAYGSIAYGIYFFLGPRINRLGKTMNYVSQPDFLEDRYDSKFLGVLVAMVGVIFIIPYLQLQIMGSGMIVQLASGGAISWQTAVIISFIAAVIFVYISGLRGIGWTNFLQAIIMLFGMVSVGFLVSRHYFGGVQSMFETLHQLKPTHLTLPDTAGNGIFWYTSTALLSGLGFWMWPHIFMATYSAKSEKVVRRNATILPLYQLAMVPVIITGFAVAAKAGLDPAFGAKIAKPDQAMFVALLDSMPAWVVGLLGAGGLAASISTSSALILTAANLTARNILQKGFMPHMEDIQVAKVGRLLVPVFTAVAVAFAFLAPSMLVSLLIVGYSGITQFFPGVVLGVFTKKPTKAGVISGIIVGLAALFFFQFGGVKTPLNLQPGFVGLILNFIVVLVVSSFTKNVEPSRLERFEKALSMQEGN from the coding sequence ATAACGCTCACTATCATTTTTGGTTGGCTCCTTGTAACCACGATCGTAGGTATAATGGCTGGAAGGAACAGGGTCTTCAGCATGGAAGAATACTTTGTAGCAGGTCGTTCCTTTGGCTTGGTTCTCTTCTATACTACCGCTGCGGCAGAGATTTATAGTTCCTTTGCGTTCTTGGGGCTTGCCGGCTGGGCTTACAGCCGAGGTATAAGCATAGTATATGCTCTTGCCTATGGCTCTATAGCTTATGGAATCTATTTCTTCCTTGGTCCAAGGATAAATAGACTTGGTAAAACTATGAATTATGTCAGCCAACCAGATTTCCTCGAAGATAGATACGACAGCAAATTTTTGGGTGTCCTCGTCGCTATGGTGGGAGTCATTTTCATAATACCCTACTTGCAGCTTCAGATAATGGGTTCAGGCATGATAGTGCAGCTTGCCTCGGGTGGGGCTATTTCCTGGCAAACTGCAGTCATAATAAGTTTCATAGCGGCGGTCATATTTGTTTATATTTCAGGTCTCAGGGGAATTGGGTGGACCAATTTCCTTCAGGCCATCATAATGCTTTTCGGTATGGTAAGTGTTGGGTTCTTGGTCTCTCGTCACTATTTTGGTGGTGTGCAGAGCATGTTCGAAACCTTACATCAGCTCAAGCCAACCCATCTAACTCTTCCCGATACTGCTGGAAACGGAATCTTCTGGTACACGTCCACTGCCTTGCTGTCTGGATTGGGTTTCTGGATGTGGCCGCACATTTTCATGGCTACCTATAGTGCTAAAAGCGAGAAGGTTGTACGAAGGAATGCAACCATACTGCCCCTATATCAGCTGGCAATGGTTCCGGTTATAATCACAGGTTTTGCAGTAGCTGCAAAGGCTGGTTTGGACCCTGCTTTCGGTGCGAAGATAGCCAAGCCTGATCAGGCCATGTTCGTTGCTCTTCTTGACAGTATGCCTGCTTGGGTTGTCGGTTTATTGGGAGCTGGTGGGCTTGCTGCATCAATATCTACTTCATCTGCATTGATCTTGACGGCGGCGAACCTGACGGCTAGAAACATTCTTCAGAAAGGCTTCATGCCTCACATGGAAGATATTCAGGTGGCCAAGGTAGGACGATTGCTGGTTCCTGTCTTTACTGCAGTAGCAGTTGCCTTTGCGTTTTTGGCGCCCTCCATGTTGGTGAGCCTCTTGATAGTCGGTTACTCGGGCATAACCCAGTTCTTCCCTGGAGTGGTTCTGGGTGTATTTACCAAAAAACCCACCAAAGCTGGGGTTATCTCGGGAATAATTGTCGGTTTGGCCGCGTTGTTCTTCTTCCAGTTTGGTGGGGTGAAAACACCATTGAACTTGCAGCCAGGTTTCGTGGGGCTGATTTTGAACTTCATCGTTGTGCTTGTGGTTAGCTCCTTCACCAAGAATGTGGAGCCATCCAGATTGGAGCGTTTTGAGAAGGCTCTGTCCATGCAGGAGGGGAATTAA
- a CDS encoding magnesium and cobalt transport protein CorA (PFAM: CorA-like Mg2+ transporter protein~TIGRFAM: magnesium Mg(2+) and cobalt Co(2+) transport protein (corA)~COGs: COG0598 Mg2+ and Co2+ transporter~InterPro IPR002523: IPR004488~KEGG: tna:CTN_0106 magnesium transport protein CorA~PFAM: Mg2 transporter protein CorA family protein~SPTR: Magnesium transport protein;~TIGRFAM: magnesium and cobalt transport protein CorA), translating to MRKKRKGKLTQKIGTPPGTLIYTGDNKDVKPRIRVFEFDEESYKEKELSSLDDWDFSPDSGTVYWVDVVGLSDSEELFRKLRDLCGIHLLVLEDVLNVNHRPKAEYFDDYIFVILKMLTYADDNGVGVESEQVSLIWGSNYVVTFQEREGDVFEGIRDRIRNNKGIVRKEKACYLAYLLIDSVVDNYFAVLEKLGERVEEFEELVITDPSYEIVGNIHNLKRELIELRKSIWPLREVLGVLYKGDSDMIKPCAVYFRDVYDHTVEIIDIVETYREMASGLLDVFLSSLSNKMNEVMKVLTMIATIFIPLTFIAGIYGMNFKYMPELDWKWGYPLVLIVMVFISICMVLYFKRKRWF from the coding sequence TTGAGGAAGAAAAGAAAAGGAAAACTAACTCAAAAAATAGGAACACCTCCTGGCACATTGATATACACTGGAGACAACAAAGACGTAAAGCCCAGGATAAGAGTATTCGAGTTCGATGAGGAGTCCTACAAGGAAAAAGAGCTTTCAAGCCTTGACGACTGGGATTTTTCTCCAGATAGCGGTACAGTTTATTGGGTGGACGTAGTGGGACTTAGTGATAGTGAAGAATTGTTCCGCAAGCTTAGGGATCTTTGCGGTATACATCTGCTTGTTCTTGAGGATGTCCTCAATGTAAATCACCGTCCCAAAGCAGAATATTTCGATGATTACATTTTTGTCATTTTAAAGATGCTGACATATGCAGACGACAATGGCGTTGGAGTGGAATCCGAACAAGTCAGCCTCATATGGGGCAGCAATTACGTTGTTACATTTCAAGAAAGAGAAGGCGATGTGTTCGAGGGCATAAGGGACAGGATTAGGAATAACAAAGGCATAGTAAGAAAAGAGAAGGCTTGCTATCTTGCCTATTTATTGATTGATTCCGTGGTAGACAACTACTTTGCCGTTCTTGAGAAATTGGGGGAAAGGGTAGAAGAATTTGAGGAGCTGGTTATCACAGATCCATCCTATGAAATTGTGGGTAACATTCATAATCTTAAGAGAGAGCTTATTGAGCTTAGAAAATCAATATGGCCATTGAGGGAAGTTTTGGGAGTCCTCTACAAGGGAGATTCGGATATGATAAAGCCCTGCGCAGTTTATTTTAGAGATGTATACGATCATACAGTTGAGATAATAGACATAGTGGAGACCTATAGAGAGATGGCAAGTGGTTTACTGGACGTTTTTCTTTCAAGCTTGAGCAACAAGATGAACGAGGTTATGAAGGTTTTGACCATGATTGCAACTATCTTCATTCCTCTTACCTTCATTGCTGGGATATACGGGATGAATTTCAAGTACATGCCAGAACTGGATTGGAAATGGGGATATCCTTTGGTGTTAATAGTCATGGTCTTTATCAGCATCTGTATGGTGCTATATTTCAAAAGAAAGAGATGGTTTTAA
- a CDS encoding D-alanine--D-alanine ligase (PFAM: D-ala D-ala ligase C-terminus~TIGRFAM: D-alanine--D-alanine ligase~COGs: COG1181 D-alanine-D-alanine ligase and related ATP-grasp protein~InterPro IPR011095: IPR011761~KEGG: aco:Amico_0188 D-alanine--D-alanine ligase~PFAM: D-alanine--D-alanine ligase domain protein~PRIAM: D-alanine--D-alanine ligase~SPTR: D-alanine--D-alanine ligase) codes for MLEAYEGEEEVPLQKVRKVGISFNLRKNVRHDLPEDIYEEYDCMETINAIAKELESYGFDVCLLEQDARFLEKVNFYKPDFIFNIAEGIGNTRGRESQVPSILESLGIPYSGSDGVALALTLDKYLTHRFLAYSGVHVPSFYLLSYEEDLEIADKIFEAGSLYIVKPRWEGSSKGIFPDSVVNNAEELKEKVKMIWNRYKEPALVEEFLPGDEITVGLAGNHHPRILGMMRIVPTTPKNSHFIYSLKHKRDWENLVKYQGPESIDSKLREKISNIAQKVFVALELRDIARIDFRLDSNGDPHVIDVNPLPGLSPYYSDLIILYRMSGGEYREIIKTILKAAFLRNNLYWCWG; via the coding sequence ATGTTGGAAGCTTATGAAGGAGAAGAGGAAGTACCCCTCCAAAAGGTAAGAAAGGTAGGCATTTCGTTTAATCTCCGCAAAAACGTCCGCCACGACCTTCCTGAAGACATTTATGAAGAATATGATTGCATGGAAACTATTAATGCAATTGCAAAAGAGCTGGAGAGTTATGGTTTTGATGTTTGTTTATTGGAACAAGACGCACGCTTTCTAGAAAAAGTCAACTTCTACAAACCTGATTTTATTTTCAACATTGCAGAAGGTATAGGAAACACAAGAGGAAGGGAATCTCAGGTTCCATCAATACTAGAGAGTTTAGGCATACCATACTCTGGTTCGGATGGTGTAGCTCTGGCACTAACTCTGGACAAATATCTAACACATAGGTTCTTAGCATATTCAGGAGTACATGTTCCTTCTTTTTATTTGCTTTCTTATGAAGAAGACTTAGAAATAGCAGATAAGATATTCGAGGCAGGAAGTCTGTATATAGTAAAACCAAGATGGGAGGGCTCTTCCAAAGGCATATTTCCAGACTCAGTTGTGAACAATGCGGAAGAGCTTAAAGAAAAGGTAAAAATGATTTGGAATAGATATAAAGAGCCCGCACTGGTTGAAGAATTTCTCCCTGGTGATGAAATAACAGTAGGGCTTGCTGGCAACCATCACCCCAGAATACTGGGCATGATGCGTATAGTTCCTACCACCCCCAAAAATTCACATTTTATCTACTCACTCAAACACAAAAGAGATTGGGAAAACCTTGTTAAATACCAAGGCCCAGAAAGTATCGACTCCAAGCTTAGAGAAAAGATAAGCAACATCGCCCAAAAAGTCTTTGTTGCTTTGGAGCTTCGAGACATCGCGAGAATAGACTTCCGGCTTGATTCCAATGGGGATCCTCACGTTATAGATGTAAACCCGCTCCCAGGCCTTTCTCCTTATTACAGCGACCTGATAATCCTGTACAGGATGAGTGGAGGAGAATATCGTGAGATAATAAAGACCATACTGAAAGCAGCATTCCTAAGGAATAACCTCTATTGGTGCTGGGGTTAG
- a CDS encoding D-alanine--D-alanine ligase (PFAM: D-ala D-ala ligase C-terminus~COGs: COG1181 D-alanine-D-alanine ligase and related ATP-grasp protein~InterPro IPR011761~KEGG: aco:Amico_0187 D-alanine--D-alanine ligase~SPTR: Putative D-ala D-ala ligase domain protein), with the protein MIKIKLLLIYQREGWLSCFKPSILHHHNGHYSGNSSETLEKCLNKATTKKFLQSKNIKVPQGFATKKPLLKPPKGLDYPLFIKPCCEDGSLGIDCDSLVESEGELISKIEAKLLNHPAGIIVEEFIPGKEFNVGFLGNTNYEVLSVSYLDYSKHMGMGIHPFLSYSAKWDSDSLEFGINFKELPTSERDLREKIIGIGYKCGAALGCKGYFRVDIRERNGELYVLDVNPNPDINIDSGFVRQGKAAGYSYIDLLKKIIDLAIEESAERSRYYEAQCLGVH; encoded by the coding sequence ATGATTAAGATTAAGCTACTTCTTATCTACCAGAGGGAGGGGTGGCTCTCCTGCTTCAAGCCATCAATTTTACACCATCATAATGGACACTACTCAGGTAATTCGTCAGAAACTTTGGAAAAATGTTTAAATAAGGCAACCACAAAAAAGTTCTTACAAAGCAAAAACATAAAAGTTCCACAAGGTTTTGCAACAAAAAAGCCGCTTTTAAAACCACCCAAAGGCCTTGATTATCCCCTATTCATTAAACCATGCTGTGAGGACGGAAGCTTAGGGATAGATTGCGATTCACTTGTAGAAAGTGAAGGTGAGCTAATCAGCAAAATCGAAGCGAAATTACTGAACCATCCCGCAGGGATAATAGTTGAAGAATTCATTCCGGGTAAGGAATTTAACGTAGGTTTTCTAGGAAACACTAATTATGAAGTATTATCTGTGTCTTACCTGGATTATTCCAAACATATGGGAATGGGGATACATCCCTTTCTATCTTACTCTGCAAAGTGGGACAGTGATTCTTTAGAATTCGGAATAAATTTCAAAGAGTTACCTACTTCCGAACGGGATCTCAGAGAAAAAATCATAGGCATAGGTTACAAATGTGGTGCTGCGCTGGGTTGCAAGGGCTATTTCAGAGTAGACATCAGAGAGAGAAATGGGGAACTCTACGTGTTAGACGTAAACCCAAACCCAGATATAAACATAGACAGCGGATTCGTAAGACAAGGTAAAGCTGCGGGATATTCATATATCGACCTTCTAAAAAAGATAATAGACCTTGCAATCGAAGAAAGTGCTGAAAGGAGTCGCTATTATGAAGCACAATGTTTGGGAGTACATTGA
- a CDS encoding SsrA-binding protein (PFAM: SmpB protein~TIGRFAM: SsrA-binding protein~COGs: COG0691 tmRNA-binding protein~InterPro IPR020081: IPR000037~KEGG: aco:Amico_1350 SsrA-binding protein~PFAM: SmpB protein~SPTR: SsrA-binding protein;~TIGRFAM: SsrA-binding protein), whose amino-acid sequence MARTVVARNKKARHDYFIIETYEAGIQLTGTEIKSVRAGKVNLKDGYARIIGSEVWLYNVHISPYEKGTYYNHDPLRPRKLLLRSEEIKRLIGKIKEKGLTLVPLEMYLKDNKWAKIELALVKGKTKHDKRESIAERDAKRAMEKALKRH is encoded by the coding sequence ATGGCAAGGACGGTTGTAGCCAGAAATAAGAAGGCGCGGCATGACTATTTCATAATTGAAACTTATGAAGCGGGCATCCAGCTTACTGGCACCGAGATAAAATCTGTGCGAGCTGGAAAGGTGAACTTGAAAGATGGTTATGCTAGAATAATCGGCTCGGAAGTCTGGCTATACAATGTACATATTTCTCCATACGAAAAAGGTACGTATTATAATCACGATCCTTTGAGGCCAAGAAAGCTTCTTTTAAGGTCTGAGGAGATAAAAAGGCTTATTGGCAAGATAAAAGAAAAGGGTTTGACTCTTGTGCCTCTTGAAATGTATTTGAAGGACAATAAGTGGGCCAAAATAGAGTTGGCGCTGGTTAAAGGAAAGACCAAACATGACAAGAGAGAATCTATAGCCGAGCGTGATGCCAAAAGAGCAATGGAGAAAGCTCTGAAGAGGCACTAG